The following are encoded together in the Bradymonas sediminis genome:
- the glmS gene encoding glutamine--fructose-6-phosphate transaminase (isomerizing), whose protein sequence is MCGIVGYVGNRACSEVLLSGLSRLEYRGYDSAGIAIGTSSGDVVIRRTEGKLASLFTAFREEPFDGTIGLGHTRWATHGRPVERNAHPHRAGRVVVAHNGIIENYAVLKRELIKEGRTFESETDTEVVAHLIDHALESGSTTLHDAVRRAMKLVEGSYAIVVMLGDKPEELVVARNASPMVLGQEGDEIFIASDVPAVLPYTRDFIYLEDGDTAVLKVGDIAIFDAAGEPVTRQVKRINWDPISAEKQGYKHFMLKEIHEQPERITDTLRGRVSVDRGDVDFGPMEGIEDGWLDTLERIVFVACGTSYYAAQIAKYIIEDFSRVPVDVELASEFRYRNPIINERTLCVPMSQSGETADTLAAMRLAMELGAKTIAVCNVVESTMTREADGVIYTHAGPEIGVASTKAFSTQLVVGLMLGVWLGRRRGVLDEEGGREILEALRDVPQTMSKMLHEKAIYKHIAYNFSDVNSFLYLGRGNLYPIAAEGALKLKEISYIHAEGYAAGEMKHGPIALIDESLPVVVLIPKNRVYEKVFSNLEEVKARQGRLIVVATEGDDDVREFADVVLEIPDVPEYIQPLLTVVVMQLLAYHIADFKGTDVDQPRNLAKSVTVE, encoded by the coding sequence ATGTGCGGAATCGTTGGGTATGTTGGCAATCGCGCGTGCAGCGAAGTGTTGCTCTCGGGGCTAAGCCGGCTTGAATACCGAGGCTATGACTCGGCCGGTATTGCGATTGGGACATCCTCCGGTGACGTCGTGATTCGACGCACCGAGGGGAAGTTGGCGTCGCTGTTTACGGCGTTTCGCGAGGAACCCTTTGACGGCACGATCGGGTTGGGACACACGCGCTGGGCGACCCACGGGCGCCCGGTGGAGCGAAACGCGCATCCGCACCGCGCCGGTCGGGTCGTGGTCGCGCATAACGGGATTATCGAGAACTATGCGGTCCTCAAGCGCGAGCTGATTAAAGAGGGGCGCACATTCGAGAGTGAGACCGACACCGAGGTGGTCGCGCATCTGATCGACCACGCCCTGGAGTCCGGGTCGACGACCCTGCACGACGCGGTGCGCCGCGCGATGAAGCTAGTCGAGGGCTCCTACGCCATTGTCGTCATGCTCGGCGACAAGCCCGAAGAGCTCGTGGTCGCCCGCAACGCCTCGCCGATGGTGCTTGGTCAAGAAGGCGACGAGATCTTCATCGCCAGCGATGTGCCCGCGGTGCTCCCCTATACCCGCGACTTTATCTACCTGGAGGACGGCGACACCGCGGTTCTTAAAGTGGGCGATATCGCGATCTTCGACGCCGCCGGCGAGCCGGTGACCCGTCAGGTTAAGCGGATCAATTGGGACCCGATCTCGGCCGAGAAGCAGGGCTATAAGCACTTTATGCTCAAGGAGATCCACGAGCAGCCCGAGCGTATCACCGACACGCTGCGCGGCCGCGTCAGCGTGGACCGCGGCGACGTCGACTTCGGCCCGATGGAGGGCATCGAAGACGGGTGGCTCGACACGCTGGAGCGCATCGTCTTTGTGGCCTGCGGCACCAGCTATTATGCCGCCCAGATCGCCAAATATATCATCGAGGACTTCTCGCGCGTGCCGGTCGACGTCGAGCTGGCCAGTGAGTTCCGCTACCGCAACCCGATCATCAACGAGCGCACGCTCTGCGTCCCCATGAGCCAGTCCGGCGAGACCGCCGACACCCTGGCCGCCATGCGCCTGGCGATGGAGCTTGGGGCCAAGACCATCGCGGTGTGCAACGTCGTCGAGTCGACCATGACCCGCGAGGCCGACGGCGTCATCTATACCCACGCCGGCCCCGAGATTGGCGTCGCCAGCACCAAGGCGTTTAGCACCCAGCTTGTCGTGGGCCTGATGCTCGGTGTGTGGCTTGGCCGACGCCGCGGCGTGCTCGACGAAGAGGGCGGCCGCGAGATCCTGGAGGCGCTGCGCGATGTGCCCCAGACCATGTCGAAGATGCTGCACGAAAAGGCCATCTATAAGCATATCGCCTATAACTTCTCGGACGTGAACTCTTTCCTCTATCTGGGGCGCGGCAACCTCTACCCCATCGCCGCCGAGGGGGCGCTGAAGCTCAAAGAGATCAGCTATATTCACGCCGAGGGCTACGCCGCCGGTGAGATGAAGCACGGGCCCATCGCCCTGATCGACGAGAGCTTACCGGTGGTCGTTCTGATCCCGAAAAACCGCGTCTATGAGAAGGTCTTTAGCAACCTCGAAGAGGTCAAAGCGCGCCAGGGACGCCTCATCGTCGTGGCGACTGAGGGCGACGATGACGTGCGCGAGTTCGCCGACGTCGTCCTCGAGATCCCCGACGTCCCCGAGTATATCCAGCCCCTGCTCACGGTCGTGGTGATGCAATTGCTCGCCTACCATATCGCCGACTTCAAGGGCACCGACGTCGACCAGCCGCGTAACCTCGCCAAGAGCGTGACGGTCGAATAA
- a CDS encoding HU family DNA-binding protein, which yields MTKSELIDAVTKGAAEVDIKLTKKDVRALLDVVFDTVSQAIKEEERFSYPKFGTFKIKHRKARMGRNPKSREKIKIEASNSVGFKPSPTLYDLIN from the coding sequence ATGACGAAATCAGAGTTGATTGACGCTGTCACCAAGGGCGCCGCCGAAGTCGATATTAAGCTGACCAAAAAGGACGTGCGCGCGCTGCTCGACGTCGTCTTTGACACGGTCTCCCAGGCCATCAAAGAAGAGGAGCGCTTCTCCTACCCGAAGTTCGGCACCTTTAAGATCAAGCACCGCAAGGCGCGCATGGGCCGCAACCCCAAATCGCGCGAGAAGATCAAAATCGAGGCATCCAACTCGGTTGGATTCAAGCCGTCGCCGACGCTCTACGATCTCATCAACTAA
- a CDS encoding TonB-dependent receptor domain-containing protein: MKYLQLIIALSLASLPATALAQQDDGSAQEGPAQQQAGAARLTKAPELLEAPEADYTQEAVDAGIEGAVQLELTISATGEVTKVEVLSGLGYGLDEAAVAAAKKFVFSPAEVNNQPAAVSLNFAIDFSLPIMPAIFRGRLVELETDAIIDDATVGIEYQGDEYDPAPRAQMSVKEDGSFSFEGVPPGTYRVDLSAPGYPDRAEIVELGSGDEVEVAYRFTKAPVNLRGEVRESGTRTPLAGIEVRVIDANTNEELSTEYSDADAIFSFRDLAPGKYRLIFGADGYETFSEEVEVKEGEVTGGVFYLRAEYYDEFTVKTTARREETEISRKRIELDELRRIPGTGGDAVRVVQNLPGVARPSYVSGSLIVRGASPEDTKVFLQGDSIPLVFHFLGGPAVISSEMLEAVDFYPGNFSTYYGRATGGIVALRTRSPREDRFHGFAEVDLIDATAQFEGPITENLSFALSARRSYIDTVLPVLAPEELTDQVTVSPRYYDYQGWLTWRANKENKLELFLYGSDDTVATIFDDDDGPIGNADVQIEGLSFSQLFHRGQLRWEWKPANEAIENEALVSFGLNRAGFDLAENLYFFADYYQTQVRNDLKINVADNLNLRVGADLQFGNVDYRLEVPRQDADPGRGNGATGAEGGGPGGFAISKNGIITQQSAPLLQPAFYIEANYKPIEALKLTPGVRIDHYGDIARTSVSPRFSTRLKLNDELLLKGGVGLFTQPPLPNESDKELGNPNLDFESAIHYALGAEWRPLEYLEVDTTLFYRSMFDLVDSTNAVVENAQGEVENLLLDNNAKGRAYGLELMVRHRPQNNLFGWVAYTLSRAERFNQKTESYDLFRYDQTHILSLVAGYNLPFQIDISGRFRLVTGSPYTPIAGAVWDADQDRYQPVYGRPLSARKSTFHQLDVRIDKKFVFDSFILGAYIEVLNAYNAVNEEGRSNNFNYRESGPVPGLPIIPTLGVNGRF, translated from the coding sequence ATGAAGTATTTGCAATTGATCATCGCGCTGTCCCTGGCGAGCTTGCCGGCCACGGCGCTGGCCCAGCAGGATGACGGCTCGGCCCAGGAAGGCCCGGCCCAGCAGCAAGCCGGCGCCGCGCGCCTGACAAAAGCCCCCGAGCTCCTCGAGGCCCCCGAGGCAGACTATACTCAAGAGGCCGTGGACGCCGGGATCGAGGGCGCGGTTCAATTGGAGTTGACCATCTCGGCCACCGGCGAGGTGACCAAGGTTGAGGTGCTCTCCGGGCTCGGCTATGGGCTGGACGAAGCGGCGGTCGCCGCTGCCAAAAAATTCGTCTTTAGCCCGGCCGAGGTCAATAATCAGCCGGCGGCGGTGAGCCTGAACTTCGCCATCGACTTCTCGCTGCCGATCATGCCCGCCATCTTCCGGGGCCGGCTGGTCGAGCTTGAGACCGACGCCATCATCGACGACGCGACGGTCGGCATCGAATACCAGGGCGACGAATACGACCCGGCGCCGCGCGCCCAAATGTCGGTCAAAGAGGACGGCAGCTTCTCGTTTGAGGGCGTCCCGCCGGGGACTTACCGCGTCGACTTAAGCGCGCCCGGGTATCCCGACCGCGCCGAGATCGTCGAGCTGGGCTCGGGCGACGAGGTCGAGGTGGCCTATCGCTTCACCAAGGCACCGGTGAACCTGCGCGGCGAGGTCCGCGAGTCCGGCACGCGCACGCCACTGGCCGGCATTGAGGTGCGGGTCATTGACGCCAATACAAACGAAGAGCTCAGCACCGAATATAGCGACGCCGACGCCATCTTCTCGTTCCGCGACCTCGCCCCGGGCAAATACCGGCTCATCTTCGGGGCCGACGGCTACGAGACCTTCAGCGAAGAGGTCGAGGTCAAAGAAGGCGAAGTCACCGGCGGCGTCTTCTATCTGCGCGCCGAGTATTATGACGAGTTCACGGTCAAGACGACCGCGCGCCGCGAAGAGACCGAGATCAGCCGCAAGCGTATCGAGCTCGACGAGCTTCGGCGCATCCCGGGCACCGGCGGCGACGCGGTCCGCGTGGTCCAGAACCTGCCGGGCGTCGCCCGCCCCTCTTATGTCAGCGGCAGCCTCATCGTGCGCGGCGCCTCGCCCGAAGACACCAAGGTCTTTTTGCAGGGCGACTCCATCCCGCTGGTCTTCCACTTCTTGGGCGGCCCGGCGGTCATCAGCTCCGAGATGTTGGAGGCGGTCGACTTTTATCCCGGCAACTTCAGCACCTATTACGGGCGCGCCACCGGCGGCATCGTCGCCCTGCGCACGCGCTCTCCGCGCGAAGACCGCTTCCACGGCTTCGCCGAGGTCGATCTTATCGACGCCACCGCTCAATTCGAGGGGCCGATCACCGAGAACCTGAGCTTCGCGCTGTCGGCGCGCCGCAGCTATATCGACACCGTGCTGCCGGTGCTTGCGCCCGAGGAGCTCACCGACCAGGTGACCGTCTCGCCGCGCTATTATGATTATCAGGGCTGGCTGACCTGGCGGGCGAATAAGGAGAATAAGCTCGAGCTCTTTCTCTACGGCTCCGACGACACGGTCGCGACCATCTTTGACGATGATGACGGCCCCATCGGCAACGCCGATGTGCAGATCGAAGGGCTCTCGTTTAGCCAACTCTTTCACCGCGGCCAGCTTCGCTGGGAGTGGAAGCCGGCCAATGAAGCCATCGAAAACGAGGCGCTGGTCTCGTTTGGCCTCAACCGCGCCGGTTTTGACCTGGCCGAAAACCTGTATTTCTTCGCCGATTATTATCAGACCCAGGTTCGAAACGACTTAAAGATCAACGTCGCCGATAACCTGAACCTGCGCGTGGGCGCCGACCTCCAATTCGGCAATGTCGACTACCGACTCGAAGTCCCGCGCCAGGACGCCGACCCCGGCCGCGGCAACGGGGCGACCGGCGCAGAGGGCGGCGGCCCCGGTGGATTCGCCATCTCCAAAAACGGCATCATCACCCAGCAATCCGCCCCGCTGCTGCAGCCGGCCTTCTATATCGAGGCCAATTATAAGCCAATTGAGGCGCTCAAGCTGACCCCGGGCGTTCGTATCGACCATTATGGCGATATCGCGCGCACCTCGGTGTCGCCGCGCTTTAGCACCCGCCTCAAGCTCAACGACGAGCTGCTGCTCAAAGGTGGCGTGGGCCTGTTCACCCAGCCGCCGCTGCCCAACGAGTCGGATAAAGAGCTCGGCAACCCGAACCTCGATTTCGAGAGCGCCATTCACTACGCCCTGGGCGCCGAGTGGCGGCCGCTGGAATACCTCGAGGTCGACACGACGCTCTTCTACCGCTCGATGTTCGACCTGGTCGACAGCACCAACGCCGTGGTCGAGAACGCCCAGGGCGAGGTCGAGAATCTGCTGCTCGACAATAACGCCAAGGGGCGCGCCTACGGGCTGGAGTTGATGGTGCGCCATCGCCCGCAAAATAACCTCTTCGGCTGGGTCGCCTATACGCTGAGCCGGGCCGAGCGCTTTAACCAGAAGACCGAGAGCTACGACCTATTTCGCTACGACCAGACCCATATCCTGTCGCTGGTCGCCGGCTATAACCTCCCCTTCCAGATCGACATCTCCGGGCGCTTCCGCCTGGTCACCGGCTCACCCTATACGCCGATCGCCGGCGCGGTTTGGGACGCCGATCAGGACCGCTATCAGCCGGTCTACGGGCGGCCGCTGTCGGCCCGCAAGTCAACCTTTCACCAGCTCGACGTGCGCATCGACAAGAAGTTCGTGTTCGATAGCTTCATCCTGGGCGCCTATATCGAGGTGCTCAACGCCTATAACGCGGTCAACGAAGAGGGTCGCTCCAATAACTTCAATTACCGCGAATCCGGCCCGGTTCCGGGGCTGCCGATCATCCCGACCCTGGGCGTGAACGGGCGTTTTTAG
- a CDS encoding thrombospondin type 3 repeat-containing protein → MLNERLRVICILGAISMGAILSSGCGPDFAPYWRVKKLRVLAIQADPVVLDGGEVAKLRALAHHAPDDSIDYAWEWCPFRVSTSDNYECPVTVEQLNAIIQQQAAKDGAEGSVPELPPDFFSLGSGKEVDFAYPATPEVINGFCEAILSAITDAAEDSPFADQLPVKNCEEGFDISIRLVATSSDDEIISRKRMKLSTGPKTPKNLNPDVTGVEIKLAKPAHFDQARAALPWVDALTQAEVDNPSAGWHPIAEDEPTPILAGIPFLVRSVVDPASVEIWTPPAPDGSDKTELDPEPEVFIFRWFVSDGDVDQASGLYVDDKNTLLDASETEFVVPYNASQSDYDGDGVSNGADNCAPLNNPDQRDSNGDGIGDACDIYIWSVVRDGRLGQDFIERQVRVVGW, encoded by the coding sequence ATGTTGAACGAGCGGTTGCGGGTAATCTGCATATTGGGCGCCATTTCGATGGGCGCGATTTTGAGCAGTGGCTGTGGTCCCGATTTTGCGCCCTATTGGCGGGTCAAAAAGCTGCGCGTATTGGCCATCCAGGCCGACCCGGTGGTGCTCGATGGCGGCGAAGTCGCCAAGCTGCGCGCCCTCGCCCACCACGCGCCCGACGACAGCATCGACTACGCCTGGGAGTGGTGCCCTTTTCGGGTGTCGACCAGCGATAATTACGAATGCCCGGTGACCGTCGAGCAGCTCAACGCGATCATTCAACAGCAGGCCGCAAAAGACGGCGCCGAGGGCAGCGTGCCCGAATTGCCGCCGGATTTCTTTAGCCTTGGCAGCGGCAAAGAGGTCGACTTCGCGTATCCTGCGACCCCCGAGGTCATCAACGGCTTCTGCGAGGCCATCCTCTCGGCCATCACCGACGCCGCCGAGGACTCGCCATTTGCCGACCAACTGCCGGTCAAAAACTGCGAGGAGGGCTTCGATATCTCGATTCGCCTGGTCGCGACCAGCAGCGACGACGAGATCATCTCGCGCAAGCGTATGAAGCTGTCCACCGGGCCGAAGACGCCTAAAAACCTGAACCCGGACGTCACCGGCGTCGAGATCAAGCTGGCCAAGCCCGCCCACTTCGACCAGGCGCGCGCGGCGCTTCCCTGGGTCGACGCGCTGACTCAGGCCGAGGTCGACAACCCCAGCGCCGGCTGGCACCCCATCGCCGAGGACGAGCCGACGCCCATCCTCGCCGGCATCCCCTTCTTGGTGCGCTCGGTCGTCGACCCGGCGAGCGTCGAGATCTGGACGCCCCCGGCGCCCGACGGCTCCGACAAGACCGAGCTTGACCCGGAGCCCGAAGTCTTCATCTTCCGCTGGTTCGTCTCCGACGGCGACGTCGACCAGGCATCCGGCCTCTATGTCGACGACAAAAACACGCTGCTCGACGCCAGCGAGACCGAATTTGTGGTGCCCTATAACGCGTCGCAGTCCGATTATGACGGCGACGGGGTGAGCAATGGCGCGGATAATTGCGCGCCGCTCAATAACCCCGACCAGCGCGACTCCAATGGCGATGGCATCGGCGACGCCTGCGATATCTATATCTGGTCGGTGGTCCGCGATGGACGCCTCGGCCAAGATTTTATCGAGCGACAGGTTCGCGTGGTGGGCTGGTAA
- the gap gene encoding type I glyceraldehyde-3-phosphate dehydrogenase, with translation MTIRIGINGFGRIGRCVGRILMDDPNVELVAVNDLASPEQLAYLFKYDTVHRKFDGTVEAGDGQITIGGKTVKVLSERDPAKLPWGELGVDYVIESTGLFRNREKAQLHIDAGAKFVLVSAPGKGLDLSVVYGVNHTDIDVDTMQIIDVASCTTNCLAPVAKVLNDNFGIKSGLMTTVHAYTSDQALLDAPHKDFRRGRAAAQNMVPTSTGAAIAVARVIPELEGKLNGMAVRVPTPDVSLVDLVCEFEKDVTVESIHAALQKAVEGEFKGVLNVTSDPVVSTDQMGDPHSSVVDLGLTMVNGDRMAKVVSWYDNEWGFSNRMVDVLHYVAAQKA, from the coding sequence ATGACAATTCGTATTGGTATTAATGGTTTTGGTCGTATCGGTCGCTGCGTGGGTCGTATTTTGATGGACGATCCGAACGTGGAGCTTGTGGCCGTCAACGACCTGGCCAGCCCCGAGCAGCTAGCCTACCTCTTCAAATATGACACCGTTCACCGCAAATTTGACGGCACCGTTGAGGCTGGCGATGGCCAGATCACCATCGGTGGAAAGACGGTCAAGGTCCTGAGCGAGCGCGACCCGGCGAAACTTCCCTGGGGTGAGCTTGGCGTTGACTATGTGATCGAGAGCACCGGGCTGTTCCGCAACCGTGAGAAAGCCCAGCTTCATATCGACGCGGGCGCCAAATTCGTGCTCGTTTCGGCGCCGGGTAAAGGCCTTGACCTCTCGGTTGTTTACGGCGTGAACCACACCGATATCGACGTCGACACGATGCAGATTATCGACGTGGCCAGCTGCACGACCAACTGCCTTGCGCCGGTGGCCAAGGTCCTCAACGACAACTTCGGCATCAAGTCCGGCCTGATGACCACGGTCCACGCGTATACCAGCGACCAGGCATTGCTCGACGCGCCGCACAAAGACTTCCGTCGTGGCCGCGCCGCCGCGCAGAATATGGTCCCGACCTCCACCGGCGCTGCGATCGCGGTGGCTCGCGTCATCCCCGAGCTTGAAGGCAAGCTCAACGGCATGGCCGTGCGCGTGCCGACCCCGGACGTCTCGCTGGTCGACCTGGTCTGCGAATTCGAGAAAGACGTCACCGTCGAGTCCATCCACGCCGCGCTTCAGAAAGCCGTCGAGGGTGAGTTCAAGGGCGTGCTCAACGTCACCAGCGACCCGGTCGTGTCCACCGACCAGATGGGCGACCCCCACTCGTCGGTCGTCGACCTGGGCCTGACCATGGTCAACGGCGACCGTATGGCCAAAGTTGTCAGCTGGTATGATAACGAATGGGGCTTCTCCAACCGCATGGTCGACGTGCTCCACTACGTCGCAGCGCAAAAAGCCTAA
- a CDS encoding phosphoglycerate kinase codes for MDLTGIKFIDQIELAEKSILIRVDFNVPLDAEQQITDDTRIQAALPTIRYAMEQEDTKVILMSHLGRPKGKVDESLSLKPVGERLAEILGVEVLMPEDYGGKFVQKLISDMRNKQIMLLENLRFEPGEKGGDPAFGRLLSGLADVYINDAFGTSHRKHASMYHVAKYFDRYHKAAGFLVKNELEQISKLTSSPATPFTAIVGGAKVSDKLGVLNTLVERVDHLLIGGAMAYTFLKAKRVEVGNSLVEEDFVERAREIMFKATQRGVDLRLPVDHVVAASIDADADSVESSPRASIPKGMAGFDIGPVTIDQYKGIIADSKSIFWNGPMGVFEREPFANGTMSVAKAIAESDSFSVIGGGDSAAAINVSGYQDEISHISTGGGASLQMLEGKELPGIEALRANYPFEF; via the coding sequence ATGGATCTTACCGGCATCAAATTTATCGACCAGATTGAGTTGGCCGAAAAAAGCATCTTAATTCGCGTTGATTTCAACGTTCCGCTCGACGCCGAACAGCAGATTACCGACGACACCCGCATTCAGGCCGCGCTGCCGACCATCCGCTACGCGATGGAGCAGGAGGACACTAAGGTCATCCTGATGAGCCACCTGGGGCGCCCCAAGGGCAAAGTCGATGAGTCCCTGAGCCTGAAACCGGTAGGGGAGCGCCTCGCCGAAATCCTGGGCGTCGAAGTTCTGATGCCCGAGGATTATGGCGGGAAATTCGTCCAGAAGCTCATCTCCGATATGCGCAATAAGCAGATTATGCTGCTGGAGAATCTGCGCTTTGAGCCCGGCGAAAAAGGTGGCGACCCGGCGTTTGGGCGTCTGCTCTCGGGGCTGGCCGATGTCTATATCAACGACGCCTTCGGCACCTCGCATCGCAAACACGCGTCGATGTATCATGTCGCGAAATATTTCGACCGCTACCACAAGGCCGCGGGCTTCTTGGTCAAAAACGAGCTGGAGCAGATCAGCAAGCTGACCAGCTCGCCGGCCACGCCGTTTACCGCGATCGTCGGCGGCGCGAAGGTCTCTGATAAATTGGGCGTCCTCAACACGCTGGTTGAGCGCGTTGACCACCTGCTGATCGGCGGGGCGATGGCCTATACCTTCCTCAAGGCGAAGCGGGTCGAAGTCGGCAACTCGCTGGTCGAAGAGGACTTCGTCGAGCGCGCGCGTGAGATCATGTTCAAGGCGACCCAGCGCGGCGTGGATCTTCGCCTGCCGGTCGATCACGTGGTCGCGGCGTCGATCGACGCGGACGCCGACAGCGTTGAGAGCAGCCCGCGCGCCTCGATCCCCAAGGGCATGGCCGGGTTCGATATCGGGCCGGTGACCATCGACCAATATAAGGGGATCATCGCCGATTCGAAGAGCATCTTCTGGAACGGTCCCATGGGCGTCTTTGAGCGTGAGCCTTTCGCCAACGGCACGATGTCAGTGGCCAAGGCCATCGCCGAGAGCGACTCCTTCAGCGTCATCGGCGGCGGCGACTCCGCGGCGGCGATCAACGTCTCCGGCTACCAGGACGAGATTAGCCATATCTCGACCGGCGGGGGCGCGAGCCTTCAGATGCTCGAAGGCAAAGAGTTGCCCGGCATCGAAGCGCTGCGAGCGAATTACCCGTTTGAATTTTGA